The following proteins are co-located in the Microbacterium sp. SORGH_AS_0888 genome:
- a CDS encoding ABC transporter ATP-binding protein, whose amino-acid sequence MTAPLPDPPTPASQRGAAGDDRRIDAPAAVPENLVIPPKPPLPAAAGASKPAAGLPDDVDDDAAVLPDLAAGPDAVADPEPVADAEPVADPDPEPEPEPEPEASESRWFDPEEDSADARDASEDEPALVLENVVKRFGTNIAVDDVSLRIERGTFFGLVGPNGAGKTTTLSMIAGLLRPDAGTIRICGTDARVHEREAKRLIGVLPDRLRTFDRLTGRQLLTYAGLLRGLEGRVVEHRVDSLARALDLEDALGRIVADYSAGMTKKVMLAAAMIHAPRLLVLDEPFEALDPASAAVILDILRAFTAQGGTVVLSSHGMDLIERVCDRVAVLAAGRVLAAGAIDEVRGGTTLAERFVEIVGGAGEVEGLEWLHTSSD is encoded by the coding sequence GTGACAGCACCGCTGCCCGATCCCCCCACCCCCGCCTCGCAGCGCGGAGCAGCCGGCGATGACCGGCGCATCGACGCGCCCGCGGCCGTTCCGGAGAATCTGGTGATCCCGCCGAAGCCGCCCCTGCCGGCTGCGGCGGGCGCCTCGAAGCCCGCCGCAGGGCTCCCGGACGACGTCGACGACGACGCCGCCGTGCTCCCCGATCTCGCGGCGGGGCCGGATGCGGTCGCGGACCCTGAGCCTGTCGCGGATGCTGAGCCTGTCGCGGACCCTGACCCTGAGCCTGAGCCTGAGCCTGAGCCTGAGGCGAGCGAGTCGCGCTGGTTCGATCCGGAGGAGGACTCGGCGGACGCGCGGGATGCGAGCGAGGACGAGCCGGCACTGGTGCTCGAGAACGTCGTCAAGCGGTTCGGCACGAACATCGCGGTCGACGACGTGTCGCTGCGGATCGAGCGGGGCACGTTCTTCGGGCTCGTGGGCCCCAACGGCGCGGGCAAGACGACGACGTTGTCGATGATCGCGGGGCTCCTGCGCCCGGATGCCGGCACCATCCGGATCTGCGGAACGGACGCACGCGTGCACGAGCGCGAGGCGAAGCGGCTCATCGGTGTGCTGCCCGACCGGCTCCGCACCTTCGATCGGCTCACGGGCCGTCAGCTGCTGACCTACGCCGGCCTGCTCCGCGGCCTCGAGGGACGTGTCGTCGAGCATCGCGTCGACTCGCTCGCCCGCGCCCTCGACCTGGAGGACGCCCTCGGGCGGATCGTGGCCGACTACTCGGCGGGGATGACGAAGAAGGTCATGCTCGCGGCCGCCATGATCCACGCACCGCGCCTGCTCGTGCTCGACGAGCCGTTCGAAGCGCTGGACCCGGCGTCGGCGGCCGTCATCCTCGACATCCTCCGGGCGTTCACGGCGCAGGGTGGGACCGTGGTTCTCTCCAGCCACGGCATGGACCTGATCGAGCGCGTCTGCGATCGGGTGGCGGTGCTCGCTGCCGGCCGCGTGCTCGCGGCGGGCGCGATCGACGAGGTCCGCGGCGGAACGACGCTCGCGGAGCGCTTCGTCGAGATCGTGGGCGGCGCGGGCGAAGTGGAGGGCCTGGAGTGGTTGCACACCTCGTCCGACTGA
- a CDS encoding pyridoxal phosphate-dependent aminotransferase, which produces MQAIPGAWRRTATGAGLLGPDGSPAPTIFAEMTALAARTGAINLGQGFPDEDGPSQILEVARQAIADGVNQYPPGRGIGDLRAAIAEHQQRFYGIDLDPEREVLVTAGATEALAATLLALLDGPDDEVVVFEPFYDSYAACVALAGARLVPVPLAWPDFQPDLDDLRRAVTDRTRIILVNDPHNPTGAVFSDEVRTEIVRLAERHDAIIVTDEVYEHLVFDGVRHRPLAAEPGAAQRTVSISSGGKTFSATGWKIGWVSGPAALVDAVLAVKQFLTYVNGAPFQPAIAAGLRLPDEFFAEIAATLQRKRDLLGDGLRAAGLEVAVSRGSYFTVADAASLGATDAQEFCRALPERAGVVAIPLTAFVTPANRARYATLVRFAACKRVEVLTEASVRLSSLSR; this is translated from the coding sequence GTGCAAGCGATTCCCGGCGCCTGGCGGCGCACAGCGACCGGCGCGGGCCTCCTCGGCCCCGACGGCTCCCCCGCCCCCACGATCTTCGCCGAGATGACGGCGCTCGCCGCTCGGACCGGGGCGATCAACCTGGGTCAGGGCTTCCCCGACGAGGACGGCCCCAGTCAGATCCTCGAGGTCGCGCGACAGGCGATCGCCGACGGTGTCAACCAGTACCCGCCGGGTCGCGGCATCGGCGATCTGCGCGCCGCCATCGCGGAGCACCAGCAGCGCTTCTACGGCATCGATCTCGATCCGGAGCGCGAGGTGCTCGTGACGGCGGGCGCGACCGAGGCCCTCGCGGCGACGCTGCTGGCGCTCCTCGACGGCCCCGACGACGAGGTCGTCGTCTTCGAGCCCTTCTACGACTCCTACGCCGCCTGCGTCGCGCTGGCCGGTGCCCGGCTCGTGCCGGTGCCGCTCGCGTGGCCCGACTTCCAGCCGGACCTCGACGACCTTCGACGCGCCGTCACCGATCGCACGCGGATCATCCTCGTCAACGATCCCCACAATCCCACCGGCGCCGTCTTCTCGGACGAGGTCCGCACCGAGATCGTCCGGCTCGCCGAGCGTCACGACGCGATCATCGTCACGGACGAGGTCTACGAGCACCTCGTGTTCGACGGCGTCCGGCACCGGCCGCTCGCCGCGGAGCCCGGCGCGGCACAGCGGACGGTCTCGATCTCGTCGGGGGGCAAGACGTTCTCGGCGACGGGGTGGAAGATCGGCTGGGTCAGCGGGCCGGCGGCGCTCGTGGATGCGGTCCTCGCGGTCAAGCAGTTCCTCACGTACGTGAACGGCGCACCGTTCCAACCCGCGATCGCCGCGGGCCTGCGCCTGCCGGACGAGTTCTTCGCGGAGATCGCCGCGACGCTGCAGCGCAAACGCGACCTGCTCGGAGACGGGCTCCGGGCGGCGGGCCTCGAGGTCGCCGTGTCGCGCGGCTCCTACTTCACGGTCGCGGATGCGGCATCCCTCGGCGCCACCGACGCGCAGGAGTTCTGCCGCGCACTGCCGGAGCGGGCGGGCGTCGTGGCGATCCCGCTGACGGCATTCGTGACACCGGCGAACCGCGCCCGCTACGCCACGCTCGTCCGGTTCGCCGCGTGCAAGCGGGTCGAGGTGCTGACCGAGGCGTCCGTGCGCCTGTCGTCGTTGTCCCGGTGA
- a CDS encoding S1C family serine protease, whose product MSDPQATGPEQHPAASENPAVPDTQAQTPVASQTPAVPAAPHIPPQPPLPASAGSPVPPQQPAYPGAPQHVAPPYPGTYAGQGQAFGAAASTQPTTPLAPAAHPETKKSGSGAARITALLVAAALVGGAAGLGGMFVGTQLWSPVSSNTVAGPSTVTVNDTDDVNQTTAVAAKVTPSVVTISVSSGSSGGTGSGVILTDDGYVLTNTHVVTLDGATGNPTIRVTTSDGHVYAATVVGTDPTYDLAVIKLTNASGLTPIQMGDSSKLNVGEDVMAVGSPLGLDNTVTTGIVSALNRSIEIASSQAPTQGAEGDEGGTSPFQFDFGQGQGQSGSTKATIKIAVIQTDAAINPGNSGGALVDDEGKLVGINVAIASAGGSSGSSGQAGNIGVGFSIPSDIANRVAQEIISSGKATHGLLGATVANAASQANATTQGALINSVTADGGAAAAGLQAGDVVTAFNGVPITNAVDLTAQVRAVAGGGKATITYVRNGQTHTADVTLGTLQTS is encoded by the coding sequence ATGAGCGATCCCCAGGCCACCGGTCCCGAACAGCACCCCGCCGCCTCCGAGAACCCCGCTGTCCCCGACACGCAGGCGCAGACGCCGGTGGCGTCGCAGACCCCGGCGGTCCCCGCCGCGCCGCACATCCCGCCGCAGCCGCCGCTTCCCGCATCCGCAGGATCGCCGGTCCCGCCGCAGCAGCCCGCCTATCCCGGAGCGCCGCAGCACGTCGCCCCGCCCTACCCCGGCACCTACGCGGGACAGGGGCAGGCCTTCGGCGCGGCGGCTTCGACGCAGCCCACGACGCCCCTTGCTCCCGCGGCGCACCCCGAGACGAAGAAGAGCGGATCGGGCGCCGCACGCATCACCGCGCTGCTGGTGGCGGCGGCCCTCGTGGGCGGCGCGGCCGGCCTGGGGGGGATGTTCGTGGGCACCCAGCTGTGGAGCCCCGTCAGCTCGAACACCGTTGCCGGCCCTTCGACGGTCACGGTGAACGACACGGACGACGTCAACCAGACGACGGCTGTGGCCGCCAAGGTGACCCCGAGCGTGGTCACGATCTCGGTGAGCTCGGGCAGCAGCGGCGGCACCGGCTCCGGGGTGATCCTCACCGACGACGGGTACGTGCTCACCAACACGCACGTCGTGACGCTGGACGGTGCCACCGGCAACCCGACCATCCGCGTCACGACCTCGGATGGCCACGTCTACGCCGCCACCGTGGTGGGGACCGACCCGACCTATGACCTGGCGGTCATCAAGCTCACCAACGCCTCCGGGCTCACGCCCATCCAGATGGGCGACTCGAGCAAGCTGAACGTCGGCGAGGACGTCATGGCCGTGGGTTCCCCGCTCGGTCTCGACAACACGGTGACCACCGGCATCGTCAGCGCATTGAACCGCTCGATCGAGATCGCGTCGTCGCAGGCGCCGACCCAGGGCGCGGAAGGAGACGAGGGCGGCACGAGCCCGTTCCAGTTCGACTTCGGGCAGGGTCAGGGCCAGTCGGGCTCCACGAAGGCGACGATCAAGATCGCGGTGATCCAGACGGATGCGGCGATCAACCCGGGCAACTCGGGCGGCGCGCTCGTGGACGACGAGGGCAAGCTCGTCGGCATCAACGTCGCGATCGCCTCTGCGGGCGGCAGCAGCGGATCGTCGGGCCAGGCCGGCAACATCGGCGTCGGCTTCTCTATCCCGTCCGACATCGCGAACCGCGTGGCTCAGGAGATCATCTCCAGCGGAAAGGCGACCCACGGCCTCCTCGGCGCGACGGTCGCGAACGCCGCCTCCCAGGCCAACGCCACCACGCAGGGCGCACTGATCAACTCCGTCACGGCGGACGGCGGCGCTGCCGCTGCGGGCCTGCAGGCGGGCGACGTCGTGACCGCCTTCAACGGCGTGCCGATCACGAACGCGGTCGACCTCACGGCGCAGGTGCGCGCCGTCGCCGGCGGCGGCAAGGCCACGATCACCTATGTGCGCAACGGCCAGACGCACACGGCCGACGTGACGCTCGGCACGCTGCAGACCAGCTGA